One genomic segment of Suncus etruscus isolate mSunEtr1 chromosome 15, mSunEtr1.pri.cur, whole genome shotgun sequence includes these proteins:
- the ZNF646 gene encoding zinc finger protein 646: protein MEDTSTSFSCLDCERHFPSLPELSRHRELLHPSSNQDSEDGDGIPRPYRCQQCGRGYRHPGSLVNHRRTHEIGLFPCTTCGKDCTNPVALKSHMRTHTAEGHRRRRPPRLKEASPHLQGETVSTDSWGQRRGPGVGWENQKNYAEETSGCESGSESRVALDSWEDPALQQEAWASQPGPEKGAEDWDSPTNSARVPPLPAPASNLLSNLEQYLAESVVNFTVGQEPSQTSAEEERRYKCNQCGKTYKHAGSLTNHRQSHTLGVYPCAICFKEFSNLMALKNHSRLHAQYWPYQCPRCPRAFRLPRELLEHQQTHDRESQGQLWKEKGMPATNGHTDENCQDQFSSTQMLNGSGEFSTSGELDDSGLEEYRPFRCGDCGRTYRHAGSLINHRKSHQTGVYPCSICSKQLFNAAALKNHVRAHHRPRQGTGDDGQSSLLSAEKTPKEEELSTTTLDHRPYKCNECGRAYRHRGSLVNHRHSHRTGEYQCSLCPRKYPNLMALRNHVRVHCKAARRSAESESESTLTHPKRELPPDSVGAETLPPTDVGACCKPEEETSALPTADRTAPQICSVCGMCFENPKSLELHSRTHGEGENSRTETRESLPRAFACRDCGKSYRHSGSLINHRQTHQTGDFSCGTCAKHFHTMAAMKNHLRRHSRRRNRRHQRRVGSVGEGQAKTPSGGNWAQKLVRNTEGLDCGQDRSGESCSDAEINLENDGGCLHADSERDKCGLEKDEAYFQSDKESRGSKEGLDQKESCFLNNLDISGDEESSGTRLCDNLTGIEDQKPAPGQPGSSHSAQTITNWQADTSHTCSDCGHSFPHATSLLSHRPCHPPGIYQCSLCPKEFDSLPALRSHFQNHKPGEAASAQPFLCCLCGMIFPGRAGYRLHQRQAHGSSVGSEEEGEEEGAAGAACSQSPPLQLSEAELLNQLQREVEALDGADYGHICGCCGQTYDDLGSLQRHHQSQSSGNTMDKAASHLGESGDACMAADGVFEGTVTTLSVESGDTKSELEVGAIAVDSLCVQGEESSLEAEAQPRPFRCNQCGKTYRHGGSLVNHRKIHQTGDFLCPVCSRCYPNLAAYRNHLRNHPQCKGSEPQVRPIPEAGACTETQDMVKGGLGQAEVVTLQEEFKAEPLEDVTRVKEETWEETTVKGEEMELKLETAEKGCQTEVSTERPFTCEVCGRSYKHAGSLINHRQSHQTGHFGCQACSKGFSNLMSLKNHRRIHADPRRFRCGECGKAFRLRKQLASHQRVHTDRSGSGATRKLSREDRPFRCGQCGRTYRHSGSLLNHRRSHETGQYSCPICPKTCSNRMALKDHQRLHSESRRRRAGRSRRVAVRCALCGQGFSGRVSLERHLKEHEETRNGQEGSNGTDGGEENLAGDHERKVSIAGVESVSQLENGTMRRGCQSQGPIKTAGSEAIEPVSWNMGKAEGWREDEGPVNHDGEWAPQGQVSARPEDETGDSVPRSSCHLDDGQHSEPHLNHMANWNNGDNRTQLQPESHPLSCSHCGEAFQSEGLNHNAHQPECHCCQPCSKVSLNPVASEIQSQNHIAAHTCASPNCSKEFESHHELTTHPQTHTRIVSQTEVARDPVAKEDEVTVSGQGQVLSAPLRAPGENDKSDCGEQGVKSSVAGDKERPFCCAQCGRSYRHAGSLLNHQKAHTTGLYPCALCPKLLPNLLSLKNHGRTHTDPKRHRCSICGKAFRTAARLEGHGRVHAPREGPFTCPHCPRHFRRRISFLQHQQQHQEEWTGANSGATKTAAAGGGDLSLPPEPTTSTPLLDPSPQWPADLSFSL from the exons ATGGAGGACACCTCCACATCATTCAGCTGCTTGGACTGTGAACGCCACTTTCCTAGCCTCCCGGAACTATCACGGCATCGTGAACTGCTTCATCCATCTTCTAATCAGGATAGTGAAGACGGTGATGGCATCCCACGACCCTACCGCTGTCAGCAGTGTGGGCGAGGTTACCGGCACCCAGGGAGCCTAGTCAACCACCGCCGAACCCATGAGATTGGCCTTTTCCCCTGTACCACCTGTGGCAAGGACTGTACCAATCCTGTGGCCCTTAAGAGTCACATGAGAACTCATACTGCTGAGGGCCACCGCAGGCGCAGGCCCCCTCGTCTCAAGGAAGCCTCTCCACATCTCCAGGGTGAGACAGTATCTACTGACTCCTGGGGCCAAAGACGTGGCCCTGGGGTAGGCTGGGAAAACCAGAAAAATTATGCTGAAGAGACATCTGGCTGTGAGTCTGGGTCTGAATCCAGGGTAGCTCTGGACAGCTGGGAAGATCCAGCCCTCCAACAAGAAGCCTGGGCAAGCCAGCCAGGTCCTGAGAAAGGTGCAGAGGACTGGGATTCCCCCACCAACTCTGCCAGAGTCCCACCACTCCCTGCACCAGCCAGCAACCTTCTTAGCAATTTGGAACAATATTTGGCTGAATCAGTAGTGAATTTCACAGTAGGCCAGGAACCTTCCCAGACTTCTGCTGAAGAAGAGCGGCGGTACAAATGCAATCAGTGTGGCAAGACTTATAAGCATGCTGGTAGCCTCACCAACCATCGCCAGAGCCACACCTTGGGAGTCTACCCATGTGCCATCTGCTTCAAGGAGTTTTCTAATCTCATGGCTTTGAAGAACCATTCCCGACTCCATGCCCAGTACTGGCCTTACCAGTGTCCCCGTTGCCCCCGCGCCTTTCGGCTTCCTCGAGAGCTGCTAGAACACCAGCAAACCCATGACAGGGAAAGTCAGGGGCAGCtgtggaaagaaaaaggaatgcctGCTACCAATGGGCACACAGATGAGAACTGCCAGGACCAGTTCTCTAGTACCCAGATGCTGAATGGTTCTGGGGAATTCAGCACCTCAGGGGAGTTAGATGACAGCGGTTTGGAGGAGTACCGGCCTTTCCGCTGTGGGGATTGTGGCCGTACGTACCGCCATGCTGGAAGCCTCATCAATCATCGCAAGAGCCATCAGACTGGTGTCTACCCTTGTTCCATCTGTTCCAAGCAGCTCTTCAATGCAGCTGCCCTCAAAAACCATGTGCGGGCTCATCATAGACCCCGACAAGGAACCGGAGATGATGGGCAGTCATCCCTGCTGTCAGCTGAAAAGACCCCCAAAGAAGAAGAGTTGTCCACCACTACTTTGGACCACCGCCCTTATAAGTGCAATGAGTGTGGCCGAGCTTACCGTCACCGAGGGAGCCTGGTAAACCACCGCCACAGTCATCGGACAGGGGAGTACCAGTGCTCACTCTGTCCCCGCAAGTACCCCAATCTTATGGCTCTGCGCAACCACGTTCGGGTGCATTGCAAGGCTGCTCGTCGCAGTGCAGAGTCAGAGTCTGAGAGTACCCTAACTCACCCCAAGAGGGAATTGCCACCTGACTCAGTGGGAGCAGAGACATTACCACCAACAGATGTGGGGGCCTGCTGCAAACCCGAAGAAGAGACCTCTGCACTCCCGACAGCAGATAGGACAGCACCACAGATCTGTAGCGTGTGTGGTATGTGCTTTGAAAACCCCAAGAGTCTTGAACTTCATAGCCGGACCCATGGAGAAGGGGAAAACAGCAGGACAGAGACCAGGGAGTCACTTCCACGTGCATTTGCCTGCCGAGACTGTGGGAAGAGCTATCGCCACTCAGGCAGTCTTATCAATCATAGACAAACTCATCAGACTGGGGACTTCAGCTGTGGAACCTGTGCCAAGCATTTCCACACCATGGCCGCTATGAAGAACCATTTGCGGCGCCACAGTCGACGACGGAACAGAAGACACCAGAGACGAGTTGGTAGTGTTGGTGAAGGACAAGCCAAAACTCCATCAGGTGGAAAttgggctcagaaattggtcaGAAATACTGAAGGCCTGGACTGTGGCCAAGATCGTTCAGGGGAAAGTTGTAGTGATGCTGAAATCAACTTGGAAAATGATGGAGGCTGTTTGCATGCTGACTCTGAAAGGGATAAATGTGGGCTTGAAAAGGATGAGGCATATTTTCAGAGTGATAAAGAGAGCAGAGGCTCCAAGGAAGGACTAGACCAGAAAGAATCCTGTTTCCTTAACAATTTGGACATCTCAGGTGATGAGGAGAGCAGTGGGACTCGCCTCTGTGATAACCTCACTGGAATAGAAGATCAGAAACCAGCCCCTGGCCAGCCCGGCTCTTCCCACTCTGCCCAAACCATCACAAACTGGCAGGCTGACACCTCCCACACATGTTCTGACTGTGGACATTCTTTCCCCCATGCTACCAGCCTGTTGAGCCACAGACCTTGCCATCCACCTGGCATCTATCAGTGCTCCCTGTGCCCAAAGGAATTTGACTCTCTGCCTGCTCTGCGCAGCCACTTCCAGAACCACAAGCCTGGGGAGGCAGCCTCAGCACAGCCTTTCCTCTGTTGTCTTTGTGGCATGATCTTCCCTGGGCGGGCTGGCTACAGGCTTCACCAGCGTCAGGCCCATGGCTCCTCTGTGGGCtcggaggaggagggagaggaagaaggagcagCAGGGGCAGCTTGCAGTCAGAGTCCCCCGCTCCAGCTTTCAGAAGCAGAGCTGCTAAATCAGCTGCAGCGGGAAGTAGAGGCACTAGATGGAGCTGATTATGGGCACATCTGTGGCTGCTGTGGTCAGACCTATGATGACTTGGGAAGCCTGCAACGTCACCACCAAAGTCAGAGTTCTGGGAACACCATGGACAAAGCTGCTAGCCACTTGGGAGAGTCAGGTGATGCCTGCATGGCTGCAGATGGTGTCTTTGAGGGCACTGTGACCACTCTCTCTGTGGAGAGTGGGGACACCAAGTCTGAATTGGAAGTTGGTGCTATAGCAGTAGACAGCCTTTGTGTGCAGGGTGAAGAAAGTTCTCTTGAGGCTGAGGCCCAGCCCCGCCCGTTCCGCTGCAATCAATGTGGTAAGACCTATCGTCATGGGGGCAGTCTGGTGAACCACCGCAAGATCCACCAGACTGGAGACTTTCTCTGCCCTGTCTGTTCCCGTTGCTACCCCAACCTAGCAGCCTACCGTAATCACCTGCGAAATCACCCTCAGTGCAAAGGATCTGAGCCCCAGGTGCGGCCCATTCCAGAGGCTGGGGCCTGCACTGAGACCCAGGACATGGTAAAGGGAGGGCTGGGACAGGCTGAGGTGGTGACGCTCCAAGAAGAATTTAAAGCGGAGCCTTTGGAGGATGTTACCAGAGTGAAAGAAGAGACCTGGGAGGAGACCACCGTGAAGGGGGAGGAGATGGAACTGAAGCTAGAGACTGCAGAAAAAGGCTGCCAGACTGAAGTCAGCACTGAACGGCCCTTCACTTGTGAGGTGTGTGGCCGGTCATACAAACATGCTGGTAGCCTCATTAATCATCGGCAGAGTCACCAGACTGGCCACTTTGGCTGCCAGGCATGCTCCAAAGGCTTTTCAAACCTTATGTCCCTCAAGAACCACCGACGTATCCATGCAGATCCCCGGCGTTTCCGCTGTggtgagtgtgggaaggccttccgCCTGCGAAAACAGCTCGCCAGCCACCAGCGGGTCCATACTGACCGAAGTGGGAGTGGGGCTACCCGAAAATTGTCTCGGGAAGATAGGCCCTTCCGGTGTGGGCAGTGTGGACGGACCTATCGCCATTCTGGCAGCCTCCTGAACCATCGGCGTAGCCATGAGACGGGCCAGTACAGCTGTCCTATCTGCCCCAAGACCTGTTCCAACCGCATGGCCTTAAAGGACCACCAAAGACTGCACTCAGAGAGCAGGCGAAGGCGTGCAGGGCGGTCGCGGCGGGTAGCTGTACGCTGTGCTCTCTGTGGCCAGGGCTTCTCAGGCCGGGTATCTTTAGAGCGGCACTTAAAAGAGCATGAAGAGACTAGAAATGGCCAGGAAGGCTCGAATGGCACAGATGGTGGTGAGGAAAACCTGGCCGGTGACCACGAACGGAAAGTCAGCATAGCTGGTGTTGAGTCAGTTTCTCAGCTAGAGAATGGCACCATGAGGAGAGGGTGCCAGAGTCAGGGCCCCATCAAGACAGCAGGTTCAGAAGCTATAGAGCCAGTGTCCTGGAACATGGGGAAAGCAGAAGGGTGGCGAGAAGACGAGGGACCCGTGAATCATGATGGAGAGTGGGCCCCTCAGGGTCAAGTATCAGCCAGACCAGAGGATGAGACAGGAGATAGTGTCCCCAGGAGTTCGTGCCATCTTGATGATGGCCAACACAGTGAACCTCATCTGAATCATATGGCTAACTGGAACAATGGAGATAATCGCACTCAGCTCCAGCCAGAGAGCCACCCCTTGTCTTGCAGCCATTGTGGCGAGGCCTTCCAATCAGAGGGTCTGAACCACAATGCCCACCAGCCAGAATGCCACTGTTGCCAGCCCTGTTCCAAGGTGTCCCTCAATCCTGTGGCTTCTGAGATCCAGAGTCAGAATCACATAGCTGCCCATACCTGTGCCAGCCCCAATTGTAGCAAGGAATTTGAGTCCCACCATGAGCTGACTACCCATCCGCAAACTCATACCAGGATCGTCAGTCAGACAGAGGTGGCCAGAGATCCTGTTGCTAAGGAGGATGAAGTGACTGTCTCTGGTCAAGGCCAAGTCCTGTCAGCACCCTTGAGGGCTCCAGGAGAGAATGACAAGAGTGATTGTGGAGAGCAAGGAGTTAAGTCCTCAGTGGCTGGAGATAAGGAGCGGCCCTTCTGCTGTGCCCAGTGTGGACGCTCCTACCGCCATGCTGGCAGTTTGCTAAATCACCAGAAAGCCCACACCACTGGACTCTATCCCTGTGCCCTCTGTCCCAAACTTTTACCCAATCTGCTATCCCTCAAGAACCATGGCAGAACTCACACTGACCCTAAGCGCCATCGCTGTAGCATTTGTGGCAAGGCCTTCCGGACAGCTGCCCGGCTGGAAGGCCATGGACGGGTTCATGCACCCCGGGAGGGGCCTTTCACCTGCCCTCATTGTCCCCGCCACTTTCGACGCCGAATCAGCTTCCTGCAGCACCAGCAGCAACACCAGGAAGAATGGACAGGGGCCAATTCTG gtGCCACAAAGACAGCGGCAGCAGGCGGAGGGGATTTGTCATTGCCCCCTGAACCCACCACCTCGACTCCACTTCTGGACCCCTCACCCCAGTGGCCTGCAGACCTCAGCTTCTCCCTCTGA
- the ZNF668 gene encoding zinc finger protein 668, giving the protein MEVESPESRAPAPGYKRSGRRYKCLSCTKTFPNAPRAARHAATHEPADSVEQATEETLKPEPEPKAEEASGDKVSDAAAKPRPYACPLCPKAYKTAPELRSHTRSHTGEKPFSCPECGRRFMQPVCLRVHLASHAGELPFRCSHCPKAYGALSKLKIHQRGHTGERPYTCADCGKSFADPSVFRKHRRTHAGLRPYGCERCGKAYAELKDLRNHERSHTGERPFLCSECGKSFSRSSSLTCHQRIHAAHKPYRCPACGKGFTQLSSYQSHERTHSGEKPFLCPRCGRMFSDPSSFRRHQRAHEGVKPYRCEKCGKDFRQPADLAMHRRVHTGDRPFKCPQCDKTFVASWDLKRHALVHSGQRPFRCEECGRAFAERASLTKHSRVHSGERPFHCNACGKSFVVSSSLRKHERTHRSSEAGAAPPQPELVVGLALPVSVASEGSAAPAAAGVGLGDPQAGLLGLPPESGGVMTTQWQVVGMTLEHVECPDAGVGVGEAPGPLGEAGEVGGEEVDEKAPQFACRECKETFSTQTLRRRHERSHPELRPFPCTECGKSFSDRAGLRKHSRTHSTVRPYPCPHCPKAFLSASDLRKHERTHPVTVDTSTPLEPLVALLEMTEDGPA; this is encoded by the exons ATGGAGGTGGAgtctcctgagtccagagccccAGCACCTGGCTACAAGCGTTCCGGTCGCAGATATAAGTGCCTATCCTGCACCAAGACATTTCCAAATGCACCCAGGGCAGCACGACATGCTGCCACCCATGAGCCCGCAGACTCTGTGGAACAGGCAACTGAAGAGACGCTGAAGCCAGAGCCAGAGCCCAAAGCGGAGGAGGCCAGTGGGGACAAAGTGTCAGATGCCGCAGCTAAGCCCCGTCCTTATGCATGTCCCCTGTGCCCCAAGGCCTACAAAACTGCCCCTGAGCTGCGAAGTCATACGCGGAGCCACACGGGTGAGAAGCCCTTTTCTTGCCCGGAGTGTGGTCGCCGTTTCATGCAACCAGTGTGCCTGCGTGTACACTTGGCTTCCCATGCAGGCGAGCTTCCCTTCCGCTGCTCCCACTGCCCCAAGGCCTATGGGGCACTCTCCAAGCTCAAGATCCACCAGCGTGGGCACACGGGTGAGCGGCCATACACCTGTGCTGACTGTGGCAAGAGCTTCGCAGACCCATCGGTCTTTCGCAAACACCGACGCACCCACGCGGGCCTGCGGCCATATGGCTGCGAGCGCTGTGGCAAGGCTTATGCAGAACTCAAGGATCTACGCAACCACGAGCG GTCCCACACGGGCGAGCGGCCCTTCCTCTGCTCCGAGTGCGGCAAGAGCTTCTCGCGCTCGTCCTCGCTCACCTGCCACCAGCGCATCCACGCGGCGCACAAGCCCTACCGCTGCCCGGCCTGCGGCAAGGGCTTCACGCAGCTCAGCTCGTACCAGAGCCACGAGCGCACGCACTCGGGCGAGAAGCCCTTCCTGTGCCCGCGCTGCGGCCGCATGTTCTCGGACCCGTCGAGCTTCCGGCGCCACCAGCGGGCGCACGAGGGCGTGAAGCCGTACCGCTGCGAGAAGTGCGGCAAGGACTTCCGACAGCCGGCCGACCTGGCCATGCACCGGCGGGTGCACACCGGGGACCGGCCCTTCAAGTGCCCGCAGTGCGACAAGACCTTCGTGGCGTCCTGGGACCTCAAGCGGCACGCGCTGGTGCACTCGGGCCAGCGGCCCTTCCGCTGCGAGGAGTGCGGGCGCGCCTTCGCCGAGCGGGCCAGCCTCACCAAGCACAGCCGCGTGCACTCGGGCGAGCGCCCGTTCCACTGCAACGCCTGCGGCAAGTCCTTCGTGGTGTCGTCCAGCCTGCGCAAGCACGAGCGCACGCACCGCAGCAGCGAGGCCGGCGCGGCGCCCCCGCAGCCGGAGCTGGTGGTGGGGCTGGCGCTGCCGGTCAGCGTGGCCAGCGAGGGCTCGgccgcgcccgccgccgccggcGTGGGGCTCGGGGACCCGCAGGCGGGGCTGCTCGGACTGCCCCCCGAGTCGGGCGGTGTGATGACCACGCAGTGGCAAGTGGTGGGCATGACGCTGGAGCACGTCGAGTGCCCCGacgcgggggtgggggtgggagaggcCCCTGGCCCCCTGGGGGAGGCCGGTGAGGTAGGGGGTGAGGAGGTCGACGAGAAGGCCCCCCAGTTTGCCTGCCGCGAGTGCAAGGAGACGTTCTCCACGCAGACGCTGCGGCGGAGGCACGAGCGCTCCCACCCGGAGCTGCGGCCCTTTCCCTGCACCGAGTGCGGCAAGAGCTTCTCTGACCGCGCAGGGCTGCGCAAGCACAGCCGCACTCACAGCACTGTGCGCCCCTACCCGTGCCCCCACTGCCCCAAGGCCTTCTTGAGTGCCAGCGACCTGCGCAAGCACGAACGCACCCACCCCGTGACCGTGGACACTTCCACGCCCCTCGAGCCTCTTGTGGCCCTGCTAGAGATGACTGAAGATGGACCTGCCTGA